The DNA segment CAAGAGGAAGGCCTATGCCAGACAGTCCCTGTCAATATTATAGCCtagctcattagcattttaactACCTTTCATCTcggtgccttttttttaaaacatgtgtGAATATACTTTGCATTAAGGCAAAACCCTTAAATGTAACTTTTGATTTGAGAAAATGCCACAACCCCTTGACTGCTTAATGACATCACAAGTCAACTGGCCCATTCATTTTTTTTGCCACTTGTGGTGACTGGCTAAAAATACAAATACCCAGATAAaattatcatcatcatccccctctttaaaATTTGGAATAAGATTTGATTTAATAAAATGGGGAGCCCGAGATCTGCAGCCGCATTTAGATGCCAGATCGAGAGCACAGCGACACTCTTTCTTCTTTTCAGCCTCACCCTGGGACCGTTTCTTCTTGTgttgaaacaacaacaacttgcatttatatagcatgtagaaaaacatttatatttaacatagaaaaacataccAAGACACTTTACAGAGGTGtaatgaaaaataaattattgctgagccaaagaaggagatattagcaacTGCTGGGGTGTATAGTAGGAGTCAAAAACAGTTGTAGGAATATTTAGTCAGCAGGCTGGTTCTGTAGTTGCATGACCCACAAGGTCATTTCACAGATCATGAAACATTTTCAAATCGGCAGCCTTGTCAAGTCACATTCCATGTGAACATACTTACTGCCACAACTGTAGTGCATGAAGATAGAGAGGTCTCCCTGGGCTGTGAGATACTTCTTTCAAATGTATCTGCATTTAGGTTTGCTCTACACATGAAGGAAGCCCCTCAAAAAATGTTGTCTTGCAGCACGCTGCTGGTGCTTTGATCCACATGACAATAGTTGCAAACAAAAGAATTATTCTTCTGCTTATTTACTCAACTTGAGTTAAAGGGTCACAAGTGTTTGGTAAACTTTTTTATTCAGGATAGAGAAAAGCCAAACAGTTGTGAATCATTTTCATCACAATGGCCATTGTGTAAATGTAATTCACCATCATTTATTTTGTCGtatttataaattaaaagatGCCAAACAATTTTCATAAAGGCAATGCTTCTTTAATATACAGAACTAGAAAGTTTTGCAATCAACCTAGCAGCAAAAATGACAACACCTACTGAAATGGGCCCTGTGTTCAATCCTCGGTTAAAAATTCCAAAGGGATACTTTAAATGTTATTGTCAAAATGAGTGctctgttttttttgtatttGACCTGTGCTGGGCTGAATAGATAAGAGGAGGAATATATCTGCGAATCAGTCCATTAAATGAACATTGACAGCAGCCTATATTTTACAGTACTTTGGAAGAATATATGCTTAGGATTGTAAATTGTTTGGCCATTATTATAAGTTTAATGAAGGAGCTTGTTAAAAGCTGAAAAGTTTTTACtgttaatattttaaataaatacCTAACAAGATTATGCATTTTTAGAAAAAGCATTTTCTAGAAATCAGATTAAATCTGTACATACAGATTAACAGCTTCAGTTACAGGGTTTAGAAAAGTAATTTTGGCTTTTGTGAAATATTATTTGTCTTTGCAGATATTTCTTTGTCTTAATAGTCACCCAGACGTATAAATTATACTGTGTGAACGTTACTGTATGAATGCTTAgcacattcatatgaaattcttttgtccattattttaagtGATATTAATTCATTTAACATAAACAAcagcagcaatttgcatttatcaaGCACCTTtaccatagaaaaatgtcccaatatGCTTCACagttgtaatcagacaaaaatgaacatcaagacaaggagatattaggaggggtggccaaaagcttggtcagaaaggtgcgttttaaggagggccttaaaggacgAGAGGCGGAGGGgtgcagggagggaattccagagggtggggccaaagtcagctgaaggcactgctgtcAGTGGTAGGGTGAATGGGCGGGGTTATGCACAAAAGGCAGAAttaaaggaatggagagttcggggtggggcggggttgtaggactgggggaggttacagagatagataggggcaaagccatgaaggaggatgagaattttaaatttgacatgttTGGAGTCCGGTagtcaatgtaagtcagcaaggacggggtaataggtgagcaggacttgatgtgggataggatacgagCAACAACGTTTTGGATGAACTAAAGTTTAGAGAAAGTGGAGgatggaagatcagccaggaaagaattggaatagttgagtttgaaggtgacaaaggcattgatgagggtttcagtggaagattggcagaggtggaggtggatgatgttacggaggtggaaataggcgttcTTTGTGATGATGAGAATATGGGGTTGAAAGCTCACTGGTTAATGCCTCAGGTgagatagcagacaaaggaatttcagacaaCATGTGCTAACCTttgcacagtgtaatttcaaggcttCAGTGTCTCTCTAATGATGGTTTATTCACAGACTTCAGAAACAGATTCCAGAGTGTGTCTGATTAAGTTTCAGTTGGTGTCTTTATCCACCAGCTTCTGCTTCTGTTGTATTCTCCAACAAGACCCTTGCTGTTTATTGTGGTTTAGGGATGAAACTTTAAAGGCTCCCAAAGTGCAGTTGTGCATTTGTGGTGAAGTACAGTGTGAAATTAACAATAGTTCATGCCTATCAGTTTTCAAGAATGTTGTTTTAGAGGACCATATGGTTAATTATACTgtctaaaatatttattttccttCACAGAAAAACATTTAGTAGTACTTCGGGATGGAAGAACATTAATAGGATATTTGAGGAGTGTAGATCAATTTGGTGAGTATTGTATCGGCAGCAAAAAAAAGTGTTTAAACTGTGTGGTGTTTCAATCACTTTTGATAATAGAAAGTTGTAGGTCATGTGGTTAAAACGCTTATATATCTCCTTAGACAATTGAAAGAACATGATGTTCCTGTGGTAATGGCTTTGAATCAGTACAGTAATTGCTGAACTCTAGAGCAAGGAGGAGTTGAATTATGAAAACATCCATCACTAGAAGTAAAGACTTTGTTCCCCCAAATTCGGATTGTGTATATAATAGATTTGTTTGTATATTGAATGCAGGAGCAATGCAGATGGGAGTCACACTATCGGTACCCCTGTGATTAACCAGAAtgtcctttttaattttttttaagcattcTGTAAGTGACATAGTAGCAGAACACAGCTTGAGGCAACTGAAAAGAACAGCTAACTTAAGCAATTGATACTTGTGGTcgcagggagcagggagagaattGGGTTGTCAACTTCCAAGCCAGAAGTTTCCAATGATCTGACATGTGCTCCAACAAATGTGGTTGAACAAGGTCAACTATTCAGCTTTTAACTATAAGGGGAAGAATTCCAGACGACAGTACAGACAGGAGAAGCAGTATGTAAAGCTTTACTGCTGGTATTTCTGTGCAAACGTTTTGAAGATTGTGGTTTAAACCATATTGAATGCAAGATTAATTGTCTCTCGAACTTGTCCATTTGGGGCACATCGCCCAAGTAGGCCTTGTAGAAGACTGAAGTACACTACTGGAAAGTAAAGCTGAGCTTTGTTCAGTCGTCTCACTCAAGCAATTATGACCATCTTCGTTATTTGGCTCTTCAACAGTTGCTCAAATGTAATTACCAAACAACTGAGGAAAGCTTACTACTCTTGTATAATTCAGATGGATGAGAAATATTTTGGACCAACTTTTTCAGCTAATTTACTCACCTGTTCTTTTGGGCCCTGAATATAACCCATAATTTCTTCACCAACTGCCCAATTCTGTCTATGTTTGCCCAGAGTAACTCAGTCACATCATGTTttcagcaggggagttcgccactCTAGAGGAATATTGTCAGTAAAAAGAGCATTTTTGATGACATGCTCCATATTGAAATTGAAAATGAAAATGGACCCAAGCAGACTTCCCTGAAGGTTCCCTGTGTAGGTGTTATGAAGTGAGGACAAATGTCATTCTGGCTTGAGCCTTTGCTTTTATCATTTGAGGAAGTTGCACAATAGTTCAACAGTTTATAACATACTCTGCAAGAGTCAGTCTTTATACATCCTATTGAATGCTCTGCAAATGCTCAGGTTTGCTGCTCAGACTTTAAATTAAGTGTAGAGAATCGCTCTATTTCTAGATTATGAAATTGAGAATGCTACCAGTTGATTTGCTCTGAAACAAATTGTTAAGGAGGTAGCAGATTGTTCTGCGATAGCTTCTAATTCACTATGATTTTGACACAATCAGCAGTAGAGGTGGTGATCTGTAGTTGTTGGAGTTTGATTAGCATGATGTTTATTGCTTTCCATTCGAATGAGGGAACGTGGTTGAGAAAAGTAGTTGAAACAGATGAGCAATTGGAGTTTTAAGAACCAGATCATTATTCAGCATATTGGGTTGATTTCTGGATGGAAAGTTTGATACTGAGCTGTGATTTCAGCTGACCTTTCAGCAAATATGTCAAAATCTCTCATGTACAGTGGAATGGTATGTGACTACATCCTTCTCAAGAGGAGAAATAGTGGGGTTAGACCCTTTGTCTCATACAAGTTGACCATGTGACACTAGCCACTGTAGTTTACCTGAGAATCGTGCAGTTTGGAGTTGACCTTGGATTTTAACTCAGGTAAATATGAGAGCTGCTCTTGTATTGGAATTTGGCACAAGTTAGCTTCATTTGATCTCTTGGGTGCCTGATCTTCCCCATCTACAAATGTAATGCTACattaaataacatggtgtaattcAATTATATACTATTAATACAAGCAATTGGGGAGGGGGTGCATTTTCTCAATGATACTTTTCCTTTTGGAAAAAGCACCAGTGGTTAAGATATGACTAGTAGATTTCTGGAATATTAGATCTAGTAGAAACATTGCAACAGTTCTGACAATTGTTTACCTGCTTGTTTCAACAGTTAGGTAACTTTTCAGGAGTTAAGTATATTTTACAATATATACAAAATGAATAAATTATTTACTTGTCGTCCTGCTTTTATAATCAGAATTGTACAATTCTGATTATAAAAGCAGGAGGACAAGTAAATAATTTATTCATTTTGTATATATTGTAAAAGTTCAAAACATCTCAGTATAAAGTGTTGTGGTGATATATCAAACAGGCCCTGTGATGTAAATGAATGAAGCTAATTCTAGTGACATTTTCATCCTAACGGATCTAAATTAGTACTGTTAAAACATTTTAAGAGAATCATGTTGGGGAAAGGCAGGAGTGATCCAGCTCTGGAATTGCAGTGCAATTGTAacttaaaaaataaacaattttatTGATAACCATGCAGTGCTTTTCTTCATGCATTGATTTATAATCTCTTTTATGAGCAGAGTCTTTGCTAGACAGTAAAGCAATTATGCTTTCCCCCCTTACTATGTTGCAGCTAATTTGGTTCTGCATCGGACAGTGGAACGAATCCATGTAGGAAGGAAATACGGTGACATTCCCAGAGGGATTTTCGTTGTCCGAGGAGAAAATGTGGTGCTTCTCGGGGAAATAGTAAGTTAATTAAATCCTAATTTCTTACTTCATTCTTGTTGAACCAGTATCAATACCTGAAGAATTGGTGAATAACTTCAGATGCATACTCAGTGTTGCACAATTTAATTAGTCGTTATGAGATTAAGATTATGCCACACTTTTCTTCTAGTTCATTTAGTAGTGTAATTGTCTCACTGTGTTTAAATCTGCTTCTGTGTTTGAGTACCTTTAATGACTGATGTTACCCTTATAGGATCTGGAAAGGGAGACTGATACTCCCTTGCAGAAAGTGTCTATTGAGGAGATTCTGGAAGCTCAAAGAGTTCAGCAGCATGAAAAACAAGAAGCAGAGAAGGCAAAAAGTGAAGCGTTAAAAGAGCGAGGATTATCTATCCCTCGTACAGATACCCTTGATGAATACTAAAAAAGAAATCACTTTTAAATGTACAATACCAGACTTTGACACACACACCACCTTTTTTAAGTGACTGGAATTACTAGATTTCCCTGCTGAAATGGGATAGATTGTATCTATAAGATGAATGAACAAcatatgtaaaaaaaagttttaaaaactattttacaacagtgattatggaCTAGCTGTGCTTTTTTTAAAGACAAAGCATCAGAAAGAATGAATTGAGTTAATTTACAGGTTCTCGGTGTCCAATCTATTGGCCTGAAAATGTAACAATAAAAGATCTTCACCATGATGCAGCTTTAGTTGCAAGTGATGGGTCCTCTATTCAGCAAAGGGATGGGGCGTACCAATCAATGCATTATTTGTAGGTAGGTTTTTCTTACATAGATTAAGTTGCTGTGTATTTACCGAAAATAAAAATCTCCCTGTAGGGTGGAAAGTTGAAATGTTATCATTTATTGCTTAATAAATTATATAGTTTCAACTCATCCCtttgctatttgtgagaccttgtgTACAGATTAGCTGCATTGTTTGCATAccatacaacagtgaccact comes from the Heptranchias perlo isolate sHepPer1 chromosome 21, sHepPer1.hap1, whole genome shotgun sequence genome and includes:
- the LOC137340031 gene encoding U6 snRNA-associated Sm-like protein LSm1, whose product is MNYMPGTASLIEDIDKKHLVVLRDGRTLIGYLRSVDQFANLVLHRTVERIHVGRKYGDIPRGIFVVRGENVVLLGEIDLERETDTPLQKVSIEEILEAQRVQQHEKQEAEKAKSEALKERGLSIPRTDTLDEY